The following are encoded together in the uncultured Sphaerochaeta sp. genome:
- a CDS encoding carbohydrate ABC transporter permease, which produces MRRKSLPSTIIMHGVLIIVSLVMIVPFLWMILTSFKTVGEAVQLDPFVFFPSELRMEAFTRVFTTNNFLNLYKNTLLMIAFRILCAIVTASMAGFAFGRLRFWGSNLAFSLVLIQMMIPPQIFIIPQYQMISRMGMTNTIFALVFPGLVTAFGTFLMRQAYKILPKDLEEAAKLDGLSIGKTFLFILAPLTKSCMVALSVFTAVFAYKDLMWPMIVNTSKDSLVLASALAKMKGQYVSNYPELMAASLIACVPMIVLYFIFQKQFIEGIATSGGKL; this is translated from the coding sequence ATGCGAAGAAAATCATTACCTTCCACAATTATCATGCATGGCGTGCTGATTATTGTTTCGCTCGTCATGATTGTTCCTTTTCTCTGGATGATTCTCACCTCGTTCAAGACCGTCGGTGAGGCTGTGCAACTTGATCCATTTGTTTTCTTTCCCTCTGAGCTCCGTATGGAAGCCTTTACAAGGGTCTTTACCACCAATAATTTTCTGAACCTATACAAGAATACGTTGCTTATGATTGCCTTCAGGATATTATGTGCAATCGTAACGGCAAGCATGGCTGGATTTGCCTTTGGGCGATTACGTTTCTGGGGTTCCAACCTTGCTTTTTCCTTGGTACTGATCCAGATGATGATACCTCCCCAGATTTTTATTATTCCCCAGTATCAGATGATCAGCAGGATGGGAATGACCAATACTATCTTTGCACTGGTATTTCCCGGATTGGTAACTGCTTTCGGCACATTCCTGATGCGTCAGGCATATAAGATACTTCCTAAAGATTTGGAAGAAGCTGCCAAGCTTGATGGTCTGTCTATTGGTAAGACATTTCTGTTTATTCTTGCACCATTGACCAAATCCTGTATGGTTGCTTTGAGTGTATTCACGGCTGTATTTGCCTACAAGGATTTAATGTGGCCAATGATTGTAAATACATCCAAAGATTCGCTGGTTTTGGCTTCAGCGTTAGCGAAGATGAAAGGACAATATGTCTCCAATTACCCTGAGCTGATGGCTGCATCCCTGATTGCATGCGTGCCGATGATTGTCCTGTACTTTATCTTCCAAAAGCAATTCATCGAAGGTATCGCAACATCAGGAGGAAAGCTGTAA
- a CDS encoding LacI family DNA-binding transcriptional regulator → MNAKKGLRPITRKDIADEAGVTETIVSYVINGNRYVKEEKRKRVQEAIEKLGYRPNTMARALKGKKSNHLLLIADDIKGEYFGKLISEIDSLAYNEGYFVSLCADHKDEDFVNRIYSKFFDGIIIGSASFPLHNIQRLIDAGVPVVLLEIRDYHSIHGIYGLINTGLYEGARECVRTLYRKGRKNLLFLDRITVDGKGSDMDDWRLKGFIEESEALGLESDGRHILTGYRSEDELLAAFAARVADGFVPDGVMGRNDHIALLGMDACRQVGYRVPEDVSVIGFDNSRLCKFSHPPLTTMGIDQREIAKTIMQMMVSLIDHKSEQESRLEAYLQTQLVMRESV, encoded by the coding sequence GTGAATGCAAAAAAAGGCTTAAGACCCATAACGCGGAAAGATATTGCTGATGAAGCCGGGGTGACAGAAACTATTGTTTCTTACGTCATTAATGGTAATCGGTATGTCAAGGAAGAAAAGCGAAAACGCGTACAGGAAGCAATTGAGAAATTGGGATATCGTCCCAATACAATGGCACGTGCCTTGAAGGGAAAGAAATCCAACCACCTGTTGCTCATTGCAGATGACATCAAGGGTGAATATTTCGGTAAGTTGATCAGTGAAATTGATAGTCTTGCCTATAATGAAGGGTATTTCGTTAGTTTATGTGCTGATCATAAGGATGAGGATTTTGTCAATCGTATTTATTCCAAGTTCTTTGATGGAATCATCATCGGTTCGGCATCTTTTCCTCTCCACAACATTCAACGGCTCATTGATGCAGGAGTGCCGGTAGTATTGTTGGAAATTCGTGACTACCACTCAATACATGGCATATATGGCTTGATCAACACTGGTTTGTACGAAGGTGCTCGTGAGTGTGTCCGGACGCTCTATCGCAAGGGAAGGAAGAATCTTCTATTTCTGGACCGTATTACGGTCGATGGAAAGGGTAGTGACATGGATGACTGGCGGTTAAAAGGGTTTATTGAGGAGAGTGAAGCACTCGGTCTTGAAAGCGATGGACGCCATATCCTCACCGGGTATAGAAGTGAAGATGAGCTGCTTGCAGCGTTTGCTGCACGTGTTGCAGATGGTTTTGTTCCTGACGGGGTGATGGGAAGAAATGACCATATTGCCCTCCTTGGAATGGATGCCTGCAGGCAGGTTGGGTATCGGGTTCCTGAAGATGTATCAGTCATCGGATTCGATAATTCTCGACTCTGCAAGTTTTCTCATCCTCCCTTGACTACCATGGGCATCGACCAGAGAGAGATAGCCAAAACGATCATGCAGATGATGGTGAGCCTGATTGATCACAAGAGTGAACAGGAATCACGTCTGGAAGCATATCTTCAAACACAGTTGGTTATGCGCGAAAGCGTATAA
- a CDS encoding sugar ABC transporter permease, with amino-acid sequence MKHRSLRSATATNTFFWGWALILPTVIGLLVLNIIPMIATIYQSFHKTGDFGRGNIFIGFKNFQKLLSDEAVLQSIINTLKYTIAQVPFSVFIALVLAVMLNRKIIGRSVYRTIYFMPMVVAPAAIAMVWRWLYNSEFGLINNLFNLDINWISNPSIAVFSIAIIGIWSDIGYNMILFLAGLQEVPKDYYEAADLDGASAVQSFLHITVPMISPILFFVIVTRMIAAMQVFDTIFMVMERSNPALYKTQSLVFLFYESSFVERDLGYGSTIVVVLLLIIMLITALQMIAQKKWVHYN; translated from the coding sequence ATGAAACATCGTTCATTACGCTCAGCAACAGCCACGAACACTTTTTTTTGGGGTTGGGCCTTGATCCTTCCCACGGTAATCGGATTACTGGTTCTAAACATTATCCCCATGATTGCTACCATCTACCAAAGTTTCCATAAGACAGGTGATTTTGGGAGAGGGAATATTTTTATTGGGTTCAAGAACTTCCAGAAACTGCTCTCAGATGAAGCTGTGCTCCAGTCAATTATCAATACACTCAAGTACACCATCGCACAGGTGCCTTTTTCTGTTTTCATTGCCTTGGTACTTGCTGTCATGTTGAATAGGAAAATTATAGGGAGATCTGTATATCGGACGATTTACTTCATGCCGATGGTGGTAGCCCCAGCAGCAATTGCAATGGTATGGCGCTGGTTGTACAACTCAGAGTTCGGATTGATCAACAACCTGTTTAATCTGGATATCAACTGGATATCAAATCCAAGTATTGCAGTATTTTCCATTGCAATCATCGGTATCTGGTCCGATATCGGATATAATATGATCCTCTTCCTCGCTGGATTGCAGGAGGTTCCAAAAGATTATTACGAGGCGGCTGACTTGGACGGTGCAAGTGCAGTGCAAAGCTTCCTCCACATAACGGTCCCTATGATTAGTCCTATCCTGTTCTTTGTCATTGTAACCAGGATGATAGCTGCCATGCAGGTGTTTGATACTATTTTCATGGTGATGGAACGATCCAACCCTGCACTCTATAAAACGCAGTCCTTGGTCTTCCTGTTCTACGAATCCTCATTCGTTGAGCGAGACTTGGGGTATGGATCCACCATCGTGGTGGTATTGCTTCTGATCATCATGCTCATCACAGCATTGCAAATGATAGCCCAGAAAAAGTGGGTGCACTATAATTAG
- a CDS encoding alpha-glucosidase/alpha-galactosidase, with protein MKITFLGAGSTVFVRNVLGDCLGTPVLQEAEMALYDIDPKRLEESRAILEAMNQSINQGRAKIVVYPGLGNLRSALKGARFIVNAIQVGGYEPSTVIDFEIPKKYGLHQTIADTLGIGGIMRALRTIPVMDEFAKAIEEVCPDALLLNYSNPMAMLSGYMQRYTGVKNVGLCHSVQVCSETLLKGLGMEDKLEGRVETIAGINHMAWLLSLHDREGNDLYPEIKKRALRKNQAEKHDDMVRYEYIKYFGYYCTESSEHNAEYNPFFIKKAYPGLIEDYNIPLDEYPRRCVAQIADWAEEKKRIFNKATITHKRSLEYASHIMEAVVTDIPYKINGNVLNTHLIDNLPVEACVEVPCLIDGNGVNPCHIGPLPVQLAAMNMTNINVQLLTIEAAVSKRKEAIYHAAMLDPHTAAELSIDDIVKMCDEMIEAHGTFMELYH; from the coding sequence ATGAAGATTACATTTTTGGGGGCAGGTAGCACGGTATTTGTACGTAACGTGTTGGGGGATTGTCTTGGTACACCGGTACTGCAAGAAGCAGAAATGGCATTGTATGACATTGATCCTAAACGTTTGGAAGAATCCCGAGCCATTCTTGAAGCAATGAACCAGAGTATCAATCAGGGAAGGGCTAAAATAGTAGTCTATCCTGGTCTGGGGAACTTACGTTCAGCGCTCAAGGGAGCGCGCTTCATCGTCAATGCTATACAGGTAGGGGGGTATGAGCCAAGCACGGTCATTGATTTTGAGATTCCCAAGAAATACGGTCTTCACCAGACTATTGCAGATACCTTGGGTATCGGTGGAATTATGCGTGCCTTGAGAACCATTCCCGTCATGGATGAGTTTGCCAAAGCGATTGAAGAGGTTTGCCCTGATGCCCTGCTTTTAAATTATTCGAATCCGATGGCCATGCTTAGTGGCTATATGCAACGTTATACGGGAGTGAAGAACGTTGGGCTCTGTCACAGTGTACAGGTCTGCTCAGAGACATTGCTGAAAGGGCTTGGCATGGAGGACAAGCTGGAGGGACGTGTAGAGACAATTGCAGGAATCAACCATATGGCTTGGTTACTAAGCCTGCATGACAGGGAAGGCAATGATCTTTATCCTGAAATCAAGAAGCGTGCGTTGAGAAAGAACCAGGCAGAAAAGCACGATGACATGGTTCGCTATGAGTATATCAAATACTTCGGGTACTACTGTACTGAGTCTAGCGAGCATAATGCAGAGTACAACCCCTTCTTCATTAAGAAGGCATACCCTGGCCTGATAGAGGATTACAACATCCCACTAGATGAATATCCGCGGCGTTGTGTTGCCCAGATAGCAGATTGGGCTGAGGAGAAAAAACGGATTTTCAACAAGGCAACAATAACTCACAAACGATCACTGGAATATGCTTCACATATTATGGAGGCTGTGGTAACCGATATACCGTACAAGATAAACGGGAATGTTCTTAATACACACTTAATTGATAATCTTCCCGTTGAAGCTTGTGTCGAAGTACCCTGCCTGATTGATGGAAATGGGGTGAATCCCTGTCATATAGGGCCCCTGCCGGTTCAGCTTGCTGCGATGAACATGACAAATATAAACGTTCAGTTGTTGACAATCGAAGCTGCTGTAAGCAAGCGGAAGGAAGCAATCTATCATGCTGCCATGCTGGACCCTCATACTGCTGCAGAGCTTTCAATTGATGATATTGTCAAAATGTGTGATGAGATGATTGAAGCTCATGGAACATTTATGGAGTTGTATCACTAG
- a CDS encoding AraC family transcriptional regulator produces MPENELLIKAARFVGLDGLKKSAIDLALSYCGIQQCSPLHNNGPEIRDTSFIHIISSGKGVLKMQGKEYVLGEHQAFLIPNGVSAQYTADRHDPWTYMWVGFSGLMSEESMAMAGFSLEHPVRSVGNESILKHDIEGMIETYHLTFTNELRRNGCFFHFIAHLVEDYQAQGVIGSESNLQSAQYARKVYHYIMENFAESIKIQDLANEIGISRNYLYSCFKEVYKVSPKQFLDTVRMEHAASLLVSKYMNIGQVAHCVGFDDELAFSKAFKEFHYVSPTEFRKQLRTKRMVSRPPRSCSTISYS; encoded by the coding sequence ATGCCAGAGAATGAACTTCTGATAAAAGCTGCCCGTTTTGTAGGGCTGGATGGCTTGAAGAAGTCTGCCATCGACCTTGCGCTCTCCTACTGCGGTATCCAACAGTGTTCTCCCTTACACAACAATGGTCCAGAGATCAGGGATACGAGTTTCATCCATATCATCAGCAGTGGGAAGGGTGTGCTTAAGATGCAAGGAAAAGAGTATGTTCTTGGAGAACACCAAGCATTTTTGATTCCTAATGGGGTTTCTGCTCAGTACACGGCTGACAGGCACGATCCATGGACGTACATGTGGGTAGGCTTTAGTGGTTTGATGTCTGAGGAAAGTATGGCCATGGCAGGTTTCTCTCTCGAGCATCCGGTGAGAAGTGTAGGGAATGAGAGCATCCTCAAGCATGATATTGAAGGTATGATTGAGACTTATCATCTTACGTTTACCAACGAGTTGCGTAGAAACGGATGTTTTTTTCACTTCATTGCCCATCTGGTCGAGGACTATCAAGCGCAAGGAGTTATCGGGAGCGAAAGCAACTTGCAGTCTGCGCAGTATGCGAGGAAAGTGTATCACTACATTATGGAGAATTTTGCAGAATCCATTAAAATCCAAGACCTGGCAAATGAGATAGGCATCAGCAGAAACTACCTCTATTCCTGTTTCAAGGAAGTTTACAAAGTTTCTCCGAAGCAGTTTCTTGATACGGTACGTATGGAACATGCAGCCAGTCTCTTGGTCTCAAAGTATATGAACATTGGACAAGTAGCCCACTGTGTAGGGTTTGATGATGAGCTAGCCTTCTCCAAGGCATTCAAGGAGTTTCATTATGTTTCCCCTACGGAATTCCGCAAGCAATTGCGGACAAAACGGATGGTAAGTAGGCCACCGCGATCTTGTTCCACGATTTCCTACTCATGA
- a CDS encoding sugar ABC transporter substrate-binding protein — protein MKKRIVLLLVVTIVASAILFAAGDAEKKAVSSSSEPLSVMIWDSNQEPGIRQIIDDFTAKTGVKAEVQVVDWNNYWTLLSAGAQGGSLPDVFWMHSNESQRYMSNDMLLDVTDRIAKSSLIDPSNYPEDIWSLYTYNKKYYAVPKDIDTIALWYNKTLFDEAGVAYPDENWTWDDLYEAAKKLTKADGSVYGFTNVNSNNQAGWYNLIYSNNGYVISEDKTKSGMDHPNTIEAMKWMEKMINEDLMPPQHVMSESGEDVLLQSGKTAMTMQGSWMVAAFRDNEYSYNNCDVAMLPLNKKTGRRASIYNGLGWAISADTPRADDAWKLVEYFGSEEGQLRQAELGITMSAYKDTSEKWKNSVPQFNLQAYLNMQDDMVIRPFSRNTVKWENAVLDVMLKVWSKEMTMEAGCKEAARQMNEILAEE, from the coding sequence ATGAAAAAAAGGATTGTTTTGCTTCTGGTTGTCACAATAGTGGCAAGTGCTATCTTGTTCGCTGCTGGAGATGCAGAGAAAAAGGCTGTTTCCAGCTCATCTGAGCCCTTGTCAGTCATGATTTGGGACTCAAATCAGGAACCTGGTATCAGGCAGATTATTGATGATTTCACTGCCAAGACAGGCGTCAAAGCTGAGGTACAAGTTGTTGATTGGAACAACTATTGGACACTGCTCTCCGCAGGAGCACAGGGCGGGTCTCTTCCTGATGTGTTCTGGATGCACTCCAATGAATCCCAGCGCTATATGTCCAACGACATGTTGCTCGATGTAACCGACAGAATCGCAAAGAGCTCCCTCATCGATCCAAGCAATTACCCAGAGGATATCTGGAGTTTGTATACCTACAACAAGAAGTATTATGCAGTTCCCAAGGATATCGATACCATTGCACTCTGGTATAACAAGACCTTGTTTGATGAAGCAGGAGTTGCCTATCCTGATGAAAATTGGACATGGGATGACTTGTACGAAGCTGCAAAGAAATTGACAAAGGCTGATGGATCTGTCTATGGGTTTACCAATGTAAACTCAAACAACCAAGCAGGGTGGTACAATCTGATTTACAGCAATAACGGATATGTAATCTCTGAAGACAAGACCAAGTCAGGCATGGATCATCCGAATACCATTGAGGCGATGAAATGGATGGAGAAGATGATCAATGAAGATCTGATGCCTCCCCAGCATGTCATGAGTGAGAGTGGTGAGGATGTACTGCTGCAGTCAGGAAAGACTGCCATGACTATGCAAGGATCATGGATGGTTGCTGCCTTCCGTGATAATGAGTACAGCTATAACAATTGTGATGTTGCCATGCTTCCGTTGAATAAGAAAACCGGACGCAGAGCGTCAATCTATAATGGTCTTGGTTGGGCAATCTCAGCTGATACTCCTCGTGCCGATGATGCATGGAAACTGGTTGAGTACTTCGGGTCTGAGGAAGGACAACTCAGACAAGCGGAGCTCGGTATCACCATGTCTGCTTACAAGGACACCAGTGAGAAGTGGAAGAACAGTGTTCCCCAGTTCAATCTTCAGGCGTACCTGAACATGCAGGATGACATGGTTATTCGTCCCTTCTCACGGAATACTGTGAAGTGGGAGAATGCAGTACTTGATGTCATGCTGAAGGTATGGTCCAAGGAAATGACCATGGAAGCTGGATGTAAGGAAGCTGCAAGACAAATGAATGAGATTCTTGCTGAGGAGTAG